The Bicyclus anynana chromosome Z, ilBicAnyn1.1, whole genome shotgun sequence genome window below encodes:
- the LOC112047809 gene encoding DNA (cytosine-5)-methyltransferase 1 isoform X3, which yields MSGYLKSICSDSSEIDEESLPVKDVGPILQWCIRSFDGNKNCITLSTKSGEFNLIKPSPEYTPLMNNMYERIWLTKVVVDYIQEYFYLYPNYKDLLKILRGHTIPYLDNKKITEEMLHKHAQFVCDQVASLKPKKDVEPWITLPCMRELVKLIGNKFDKTESCTKISYKKVDKKATKATTTPLVQKTFESLFTDQLDKTNGKRISKSKRCGVCEACQLPDCGRCKTCRAMPKFGGNGLTKNACVKRLCPNLTVKQKISANYSKHIAADRKRQRILDVIQFIEPKRRKFSNKNIKWIGEPIQVDATKVYYERVKVDGREFTVGEFVTVETAQPNVPSLVARVTYMWKDVRLNNKEYFHGQIFIRASETVLGEVGNAREVFLGDRCYHGLPISSILRKAYVEKRETPKNWFKFGGKEVDEESIEDDGKTYFYQKYYEMFTARFEDLPDDPECPNVYRKYRFCPSCERTMRRQIKAIPQVFGEIAGKPEIVNGIIRTKWTYVKWRDNDYKKGCGVFLRPGTFKFKNCSISPDKSIGQKKYKMQYKSKWQKKYKRQNKSKGNKNLKMKKIKVDEEMYPEYYRKSDNYLRGSNINTRKPFCVGYIDAVTAAGYGPLVPPHKIYLRVNMLYRPENTTSKFPHQEDLNVVYWSDKIIEIPFLAVVGLCNLVYVDNIPQQDKIHEWSEKDPSRVYFRRSFDEVSGRFRNVPQHALDIGRKNGGKGKGKGKGKSSRTVEQSDAESQDVKVRPLMTLDLFAGCGGLSDGLHRSGLAECKWAVENWEAAAHAYSLNNENCTVFVEDCNKLLEAVLAGDTHTARGLRLPRQGEVELLCGGPPCQGFSGMNRFNSREYSNFKNSLVVSFLSFCDYYRPKYVILENVRNFVTYKKGMVLKLTMRALLDMGYQCRFGVLQAGNYGVPQTRRRVFVLAAAPGLRLPHFPEPTHAFSLHAASRLTTTIDGKLFWNGLMWDFSAPRRTCTIRDAMSDLPQIDNGANELEIEYASPPKSYFQRTVRSGNDGAKLRDHICKNAAPLIQARIVRIPMTPGSDWRDLPNITVTLSDGTKSQVLQYRYDDKKHGRSSSGAMRGVCACAAGRACSRADKQENTLIPWCLPHTANRHSNWAGLYGRLEWEGYFSTTVTDPEPMGKQGRVLHPDQHRVVSVRECARSQGFRDTFLFAGSVQDKHRQIGNAVPPPLAVALGLEIMKAFCHSMTETQPRP from the exons ATGTCTGGATATCTTAAGTCCATTTGCTCTGACTCTTCTGAAATTGATGAAGAATCACTTCCAGTTAAAGATGTTGGGCCAATCTTACAATG GTGTATTCGCAGTTTTGATGGAAACAAGAACTGCATCACCTTATCTACTAAATCTGGCGAATTTAATCTAATTAAGCCGAGTCCAGAATACACACCTCTCATGAATAACATGTATGAAAGAATATGGCTCACTAAAGTTGTAGTAGATTACATAcaagaatatttttatctatacccaaactataaagatttattgaaaatactCAGAGGACATACAATTCCCTATTtagataacaaaaaaattaccgAAGAAATGCTCCATAAACATGCTCAGTTTGTTTGTGATCAAGTCGCAAGTCTGAAGCCAAAAAAAGACGTAGAACCCTGGATAACATTGCCCTGTATGAGAGAACTCGTTAAACTAATTGGAAATAAATTTGATAAGACAGAATCCTGCActaaaatttcatacaaaaaagtCGATAAAAAGGCGACTAAAGCGACTACTACTCCTCTTGTACAAAAAACTTTCGAAAGTTTATTTACTGATCAATTAGATAAGACAAATGGTAAACGTATCTCTAAAAGTAAAAGATGTGGCGTGTGTGAAGCATGTCAACTACCAGATTGTGGACGGTGTAAAACGTGTCGGGCGATGCCCAAGTTCGGTGGCAACGGCCTCACTAAGAATGCCTGTGTTAAAAGACTCTGTCCTAACTTGACGGTAAAGCAGAAAATTTCTGCAAATTACTCAAAACATATTGCAGCAGATCGTAAACGACAGCGAATACTCGACGTGATACAGTTTATTGAACCAAAGCGGAGAAAATTCAGCAACAAAAATATTAAGTGGATAGGGGAACCCATCCAGGTTGATGCTACAAAAGTCTACTATGAAAGAGTTAAAGTTGATGGTAGAGAATTCACCGTGGGAGAATTTGTAACGGTAGAAACTGCACAACCAAATGTTCCTTCATTAGTTGCCAGAGTGACTTACATGTGGAAAGATGTAAGacttaataataaagaatattttcatGGTCAAATTTTCATTAGAGCATCTGAAACTGTACTAGGTGAAGTCGGCAATGCGCGGGAAGTATTTCTGGGGGATAGATGTTATCACGGTCTCCCAATTTCATCTATTTTAAGAAAAGCATATGTCGAAAAACGAGAAACACCGAAAAATTGGTTTAAATTTGGAGGAAAAGAAGTAGATGAAGAATCGATTGAAGATGAtggtaaaacatatttttatcaaaaatattacgAAATGTTTACTGCACGTTTCGAAGATCTTCCAGACGACCCAGAATGTCCAAACGTCTATAGGAAATATAGATTTTGCCCATCATGCGAGCGTACGATGAGACGCCAGATTAAAGCCATTCCCCAGGTGTTCGGAGAAATTGCAGGGAAGCCGGAAATAGTTAATGGAATTATCAGAACCAAATGGACCTATGTTAAATGGCGTGACAACGATTATAAGAAAGGATGTGGAGTTTTTCTAAGACCAGGGacgtttaagtttaaaaattgttcCATCAGTCCAGACAAGAGTATAGgacaaaaaaagtataaaatgcaATACAAGAGTAAATGGCAAAAGAAGTATAAAAGGCAAAACAAGAGTAAAGGGAATAAGAATTTGAAAATGAAGAAGATAAAGGTCGATGAGGAAATGTACCCTGAGTATTACAGGAAGAGCGATAATTACTTACGGGGCTCCAACATCAATACACGCAAGCCCTTTTGTGTAGGTTACATCGACGCCGTGACCGCGGCGGGCTACGGACCGCTCGTGCCGCCACACAAAATCTATCTGCGGGTCAACATGCTGTATAGACCCGAGAACACAACAAGTAAGTTCCCGCATCAGGAGGATCTCAATGTAGTGTACTGGAGCGATAAGATAATAGAAATTCCCTTCTTGGCCGTTGTGGGACTCTGCAACTTGGTCTACGTAGACAACATTCCACAGCAGGACAAGATACACGAATGGTCGGAGAAGGATCCCAGCAGAGTGTATTTCAGACGAAGCTTCGACGAGGTTTCGGGTCGATTCCGGAATGTACCTCAACACGCGCTGGACATAGGTCGCAAAAACGGAGGAAAAGGCAAGGGGAAGGGGAAAGGGAAGTCGAGCAGAACTGTAGAACAGAGCGACGCCGAAAGTCAAGATGTCAAAGTGAGACCTTTGATGACTCTGGACTTGTTCGCGGGCTGCGGCGGGCTGTCGGACGGGCTGCACCGCTCCGGTTTAGCCGAGTGCAAGTGGGCTGTCGAGAACTGGGAGGCTGCCGCACACGCCTACTCTCTGAACAATGAGAACTGCACCGTTTTCGTCGAGGACTGCAACAAGTTGCTTGAGGCGGTTTTGGCCGGCGATACgcacactgcgcgtggcctgcGGCTTCCGCGGCAGGGTGAAGTCGAATTATTGTGCGGTGGCCCACCCTGCCAGGGCTTCTCCGGGATGAACCGATTCAACTCGAGGGAGTACTCTAACTTCAAGAACTCACTGGTGGTGTCGTTTCTCTCCTTCTGCGATTATTACCGGCCGAAGTACGTCATACTTGAGAACGTGCGGAACTTTGTCACGTACAAGAAGGGCATGGTGTTGAAGCTGACGATGCGGGCTTTGTTGGATATGGGGTACCAGTGCAGGTTTGGCGTGCTGCAGGCGGGCAACTACGGGGTGCCGCAGACGCGGCGACGGGTCTTTGTGCTTGCGGCGGCGCCCGGCCTCAGACTGCCGCACTTCCCGGAGCCGACACACGCGTTCAGCCTGCACGCCGCCAGCCGGCTAACAACCACCATTGACGGGAAGCTCTTCTGGAACGGCCTAATGTGGGATTTTTCGGCCCCTCGGCGTACTTGCACGATCAGGGATGCGATGAGCGACCTGCCCCAGATAGACAACGGGGCCAACGAACTTGAGATAGAATATGCCTCACCACCTAAGTCGTACTTCCAACGCACGGTCCGCAGCGGCAACGACGGCGCCAAGCTGCGGGACCACATCTGCAAGAACGCAGCGCCGCTGATACAGGCGCGTATCGTTCGAATCCCCATGACGCCCGGTTCCGACTGGCGGGACCTTCCCAATATAACTGTCACGCTCTCGGATGGAACCAAGTCTCAG GTGCTGCAATATCGGTACGACGACAAGAAGCACGGTCGGTCGAGCAGCGGCGCCATGCGCGGCGTGTGCGCGTGCGCAGCGGGCCGCGCGTGCTCGCGTGCTGATAAGCAGGAGAACACTCTTATCCCGTGGTGCCTGCCGCACACAGCCAACCGACACAGCAATTGGGCCGGCCTCTACG GGCGCCTGGAATGGGAGGGCTACTTCAGCACGACGGTGACGGACCCCGAGCCGATGGGCAAGCAAGGCCGCGTGCTTCACCCGGACCAGCACCGCGTGGTATCGGTGCGCGAATGCGCGCGCTCGCAAGGCTTCCGCGACACCTTCCTCTTCGCCGGCTCCGTGCAGGACAAACACAGACAG attggAAACGCCGTGCCGCCGCCCCTGGCAGTGGCATTGGGTCTAGAAATCATGAAAGCTTTCTGCCACTCAATGACTGAGACCCAGCCGCGCCCCTAG